Within Ovis aries strain OAR_USU_Benz2616 breed Rambouillet chromosome 3, ARS-UI_Ramb_v3.0, whole genome shotgun sequence, the genomic segment ATTATTAACGTTTACAAAAGTATTaaatctttgtatttattttttaacaacctAAGCATATTTTCCTTATGCTAAAAATACAAGAATGCAGTAACCATCTTAGaaagtattaaagaaaataaccaaAACTCTTACCTGCCTTCAGTAGATaattacatttttcttccttaaattcaTCAGAGAAAAAAGTTGGTCTTTCAGGTGAAGGATTTTcacaacctgaaaataaagaccaATGTGTTATAACAAAAAGTAACTTTTTATATGAAGTGTCAATACTATAAACGAATTACTTTTTCAGAAATATTCCCTCCCATTGGTTCCttatatataatagaaaaataacatcAATAAACACTGTCTTACACCTTACTTTCTTTTTTGCCAAAATTATATATTTGgcctacaaaggaaaaaaatgccgTATTTTATCTcagaaagtacattttaaaatcaatttcataCCTTCCTTAGAAGTAGAATAAAGTAATTCTTCCTCTGGTGTTCTTAGGCAGCAATCATTAGGAACTTCCTGTTCACCATTTTTGGGTACTGTTTTCCACTTAAATAAACTTTGGTGTTTTTTATGCATATTAGGACTTGTTATCATATCACCAAGCAAAGAAGATGAACATAATTTGTTTTCTGTACCCATTTTCAAACCtttttttatctccatttttacCTCCTCAACAGCATTTCTTTCTACAAAGTAATTTTCTTGCCTATTGTTGGTTTCCACAGTGCTTAGAATTTCATTTTCCTTACTAATTTCATGAAACATACGAAGTTCTTCAAGCACTAAATTAAATTTACTCTTCATTTCAAAATTGTTTGCTAGTGTCAGAACGTCTGTTGATAAACACTTGGCAGTTAAGTCCTGAAAACATTCATTGTTCCCTACACTCAAATGAGTTTCAAACTGATGATTAAAACATTCTGAAGAGTCATTCTTTGGATGAAAATGCTTTGAATTAGCTAACCCACTTTCTTGAAAAATACTCTCATATTCATTTCTGTCAACTATATTACTTTGATTAACGTATTTAGTCTCTTCCGCATCCAATTTAGTCATTAATGAAACTGGTTGCACAATAAACATGTCATCCAttgaataaaaactatttttttcttctttttctgtcttaacGTCTTCATGACCTTGGGAAAAGTTTGTTAAATTTTGTGCTGtgatttttccttcctccttcaaaGTTAAGTTGTATTTTTTATCTTCAATTTCATTTATCAAGTTCCCAAAATCTAGCACCTGAGTTACAGTCATGGGATTGGTTTGTTCACTATGCTTTTTGTCATGGCTTGCCTGTATAGCCTGTTGCCTAGTATTGAAGAAATCTTTAAATATgtagttaaaattaaaactacTGATCTTATtatgcttttgcttttcttcagcaTATAAATCTTGATTCTGCGCATTTAATTCATAAGtttttttgttaatatatttCCAGTTCTGTGTAAATTGAGAACAAGACCTAACATGTGTTTTATTAGTTTTAGAGCTACAGTGAATCCAATTTTCCACACTCATGACTCGTTCAGGACAATTCTTATTCTTGTCACTAATTTCTTTTGTTGGAAAAATTTCATCAATGTCATCAAAGTCCATTAaaagaggaatttttttaaatgtttcaaaaattgGAAAGTATATGTTTTTACTTGTCATACTGAAGGAATTGGTAAGTTTTTTCTTAGGCTCTTCAAAAATTTGTTCACTTTTaaatagctttcttttctttaacttaGGTTTCATAATATTTTCTAATAGTCTTGAAAAAGTTAAAATCCTGACTGAACATACAGTATGATTTTCCAATGTGATATTTTTTGGATAATTCAAATACATTATCCATTTGAAAATGCATCCCTCTTCTAATTTACAGTCATTTCCAACTATTGTAAAAGAGACAAAGTCATTGAGCAAAGAAGTTATGCTGGTTTTCAATATAATATTTAGAGGGTCCAAAACACTGGTTTGTAAACATATGCTTGAAATATCATTATTTATACTGACATTCATAGTCTCAGTTATTAGATTTTGAACATCAATTTGTTTTTTACACTTCAAAATTCCATACCAGGTTAagatattatcttttttatttcctgaaatattttcatggaaataaaatatttctgtaatgaaactttcaaaattactgcttaaattaaaatctttttgtgTGCTATAATATCTGAAGTGTAGCAtattatctttttctcctttatcttttaAGCAAAAAATTTGCTTTAAAGCTTTCTGACTACCCAGTGTTTCTGTCATGAGAGGCTTTGCTTTTTCATCATGTGTTTTCATGACTTTCATATTGTGATAATTTCTTT encodes:
- the RAD51AP2 gene encoding RAD51-associated protein 2 is translated as MSLTQRAPQVSELGEPASPLPPSDDPDSLPPRSKKPRLEETGGVSEGAWRLPLVPCLSEVEKVWELSLRPLKELMISTEEIFGNAKDSCVKKSVSGKQIYNPEGQNSKFEMDSCLRSLPSQNFAAGVKASRTSCEPGLYDREIFSAHCTDRFETETGQLFQASVHNVHVIKNEDGKQYLVQERDNSQEDNTDVKLTENPFLDITFYKETKSTFHDIKNRCKAGSVMPSNKKENSIPASTLKISKSQNRPSMEIVKPSYFRDKSTTSIPEFPTDLNSKMSSVYLKEIRKKNDKNEAYVRDFTNTHWSQNRPDVKKQKLQNYEKIVDAENIFSECCESNHQSLSNQRVCVRKKDLISLHYYNHSSIKSDAIDSAKNFTIKLENANCKETETCLYSYIFTRLEKLQSWDCNIIYILRKNRENSWTVDSYKVKYENMKQAGEILNLQQLLEIDLSKRNYHNMKVMKTHDEKAKPLMTETLGSQKALKQIFCLKDKGEKDNMLHFRYYSTQKDFNLSSNFESFITEIFYFHENISGNKKDNILTWYGILKCKKQIDVQNLITETMNVSINNDISSICLQTSVLDPLNIILKTSITSLLNDFVSFTIVGNDCKLEEGCIFKWIMYLNYPKNITLENHTVCSVRILTFSRLLENIMKPKLKKRKLFKSEQIFEEPKKKLTNSFSMTSKNIYFPIFETFKKIPLLMDFDDIDEIFPTKEISDKNKNCPERVMSVENWIHCSSKTNKTHVRSCSQFTQNWKYINKKTYELNAQNQDLYAEEKQKHNKISSFNFNYIFKDFFNTRQQAIQASHDKKHSEQTNPMTVTQVLDFGNLINEIEDKKYNLTLKEEGKITAQNLTNFSQGHEDVKTEKEEKNSFYSMDDMFIVQPVSLMTKLDAEETKYVNQSNIVDRNEYESIFQESGLANSKHFHPKNDSSECFNHQFETHLSVGNNECFQDLTAKCLSTDVLTLANNFEMKSKFNLVLEELRMFHEISKENEILSTVETNNRQENYFVERNAVEEVKMEIKKGLKMGTENKLCSSSLLGDMITSPNMHKKHQSLFKWKTVPKNGEQEVPNDCCLRTPEEELLYSTSKEGCENPSPERPTFFSDEFKEEKCNYLLKAGSSFSYGISRVLPLKTCGRPIRIGLSRKAKLKQLHPYLK